Part of the Canis lupus dingo isolate Sandy chromosome 14, ASM325472v2, whole genome shotgun sequence genome, aacagTTGTTATAGTACGTTATTTCTCTACCAGAataacttactcatttttttttccccctcagcaGTCTGGTAGCCGGATCCCCTAGGAGGAGAAGTAGTAAAGCGGTAAGAAGAAAGCATTTCAGTTTGGAACACCTAACTTGCACCTGGAAATGGGGAATGGACTGTCAGACCAGACTTCTATCTTGTCCAGCCTGCCTTCATTTCAGTCCTTTCACATTGTTATTCTGGGTTTGGACTGTGCCGGAAAGACGACTGTATTATATAGGCTGCAGTTCAACGAATTTGTAAATACTGTACCTACCAAAGGATTTAACACTGAAAAAATTAAGGTAACCTTGGGAAATTCTAAAACAGTCACTTTTCACTTCTGGGATGTAGGTGGCCAGGAGAAACTAAGGCCACTGTGGAAGTCCTATACCAGATGCACAGATGGCATCGTGTTTGTTGTGGACTCTGTTGATGTTGAAAGAATGGAAGAAGCCAAAACTGAACTTCATAAAATAACCAGGATATCAGAAAATCAGGGAGTCCCTGTACTTATCGTTGCTAACAAACAGGACCTGAGGAACTCACTGTCTCTGTCAGAAATTGAGAAATTGTTAGCAATGGGTGAACTGAGCTCATCAACTCCCTGGCATTTACAGCCCACCTGTGCAATCATAGGAGATGGACTAAAGGAAGGACTTGAGAAACTACATGATAtgataattaaaagaagaaaaatgttgcggcaacagaaaaagaaaagatgaatggtGATCCTTTTTATATCTGTGTGGAGTAGGTTTTCTCTGGTCTGATGTTGACAAATGGAAGAGTGTCTACAGCCTGGTTTGCCCGCCTGCCCTCCTGGATGCTGATAAAGCTTTGTTTTGTTGAACAATCCGATGCCCAACTCTTTTGCCTTGTGGAAAATGAGTAAATGCAGTGCTTCTTAAAATGGTCTCTTCTCCCTACCCCACAAAGCTTTTGGTACTACCATTCTGGGAAGCCAAGCATGGATAGTTTATTGACCAGAAAACAGTTGTGGAAATTTGACCTGAAGTTAGTGAAATAAAACTTTGAAGAATGTCTGCCTAGTGTTTTGTCCTTACATCTTGTGGGGGGAAGCCTTTACGAGGAAATAGCATATGAGGCTTTGTATGTTAAGATAAAATGCTAATGGATGGAAATGTTAAGATAGATTAATATATATACAGTTATATCGATCACATTGGTCCAACCAGTAAGGGATAAAGAAAGAagtgtttgcttttttaagttttggccaaatgaattttgacattttctggAATCCAATGATGTAATGCTATATCTTAATTCTAGACAATGTTTAAGTTGGTCtaacttgaaataataaaaataagatattgggGGCATATTCAAGTGCATGGATTAGTTTTCCTGACAATGCATGTTTCGGTGTgtagttttttactttttagaagtaGCTATGCATCTTTCTCCATGGTCAGGTTTAAAACTCTTTTTTGGGGATTTAGGGCTGTTACAGAAATAGTTTATTATCAGAAGCACTTTCACTCGAAGAACCTAAAATAATTTACTTGATTCTTTTATATAGTAAATTAGGGCATGTAGACTAATAAACGCGTATGCTTGGTATATGTATGGATTTATGAAGAAAGCAATTGAGGGATTCAGTCAAGAGGACATAATTACAATACATAGTTTCTAAGGTAATTCCAGtggtaaaatatttgttttattgatcCTTGCTGGCTGAACACAGATgtggtttcatatatttttgtagtGTTTTGGGAGGAGCAGAAGCTTTATAATCAACACTTGATGCACTGTGGAGTGAAAATGTAAGAGATATCCTGTAAGTGCTCTGagctttaattttttgtttacaaTCTAAGCAGTGTTATGTGGGCCGTCCAGTCCTGATTATAAGGTGGGAAGAAATGAGGCAGTACTGCAGATAAGAATTATGATTCTAGAAAATGAAGGGGAAAGTAGCAAAGCTATGTTTTGTGAAAATTCGCTGGTGCCGTTTACCCTGGAATCCAAAAAGCCCCTGTAAATTAAAAGGACAACCCTTTGCCTAATTCTTATCTATAAGCAAGGACTTACTTCCAGTGGTCATATATTATTAGCAAATCAGcataatttttgtgtgtatagcCAACAGCTGTTTGTTCTAAAGATAACCAAAAGAACTGCACTTTGCTAgcagggttttgttttgatttggggTTTCTGTTTTGAGGGTTTGTTCTGTTAAGTTTTTGGAACCTTGATTCTTGTTACACACAAAACGAAGTAGCTTCCTGTGGAGCTTTCATTGTTAAATGTACTGCACTAGTGACAGTCACTtagaatgtttatatttataaaaatgtggaTAATTACCAATAAACTACTGGAGGCACTAGGAGAACAGAGTTTGAGTTTTAATGTATTTCCATTTGGTAAAGCTTTTAATTAGGTGTGCAAAAACATCTGACAGCTGGGTTTACATAGTCCCATAGTAGGTTGGGTTTTCCTCAAGTCTGACATTGCACCAAAGGCTGTTTTCCGGAagaactcttttttgtttttaactttcactAAATGAAATCATGATGCATACTCTAATCACTAAATGTATGATGGATTAATAAGGCttgctgaaaaaacaaaaaacaaaatcagtgaaTGGGTTTAGATATTTAGCACACTTGTACTTTTTATATACTTGCTGTATGAAATAGTACTGTTTTAACTATCTCTTGAAAGTTTAAATGTTTGACCCTTATTTTGTAGCCTAAGAATTTGATGAGCCAATCCACGCTAAGTGTTTTCATATTTAGCACACAACtataacaacaaagaaaatggtGTGTACACTCTACTAGCTTTGAtgtataaaacacattttcaactCCAAAACTGGTcgtaatattttccattttgctaAGGAGTCTTCCTAAAATACATCCTGAAGAGTTTAGCAGTGTTTTTATATCTAGTTTTTTATTAAGGTACGACTTTTCCAaagtatatttctaaaatattttcttatatttaggaTGATTTTGTTTAATATCCAATATTAATCAAGAACCAGATAGCTCTAAATTCAAACTATTATCAAAGATAAGTTAAATATAAAGAAGTCTGGGGTTATTCCTAAATGGATTATAGACACTTGGGGAAAAAAGTTGTGTAGTTTATGTAGCCAGCATAGGTTCCCTAAGAATcatggaaaaatgaataaatccttgGAAGGTGAAAAGTGAAATTACTAGTAAAAATAAGTGTATGTAGAGGGGGAATTACTAGTCTGTAAAAGCATGATGGTTTCTCAACAGAGGGAAAGACCTAGACgtagaatgtttttgtttgtacAAGGCATTTGACACCTAAACCATGTTTGATTAATAATTCATAGTGACCTGGAAGGAGGTCTTTGGTAGACTGTTTCAGGGTTCTAGTTAATACAAGAATTTCATCagtaatgaaaatacaacagtttCTTCAATgataacaaaagacaaaaaatatttgatttttaaaaaacttttggcGATGTAACAGTCAACATTTAGGTAATACAAATTGGAACTTTGAATATTCCATCATTTGAAGTTGGAATTTTACATTTAAGGTTTAAATTTAGCAGAAGATTCTTAAATGAATAGTAGTGAT contains:
- the ARL4A gene encoding ADP-ribosylation factor-like protein 4A, producing MGNGLSDQTSILSSLPSFQSFHIVILGLDCAGKTTVLYRLQFNEFVNTVPTKGFNTEKIKVTLGNSKTVTFHFWDVGGQEKLRPLWKSYTRCTDGIVFVVDSVDVERMEEAKTELHKITRISENQGVPVLIVANKQDLRNSLSLSEIEKLLAMGELSSSTPWHLQPTCAIIGDGLKEGLEKLHDMIIKRRKMLRQQKKKR